One Dunckerocampus dactyliophorus isolate RoL2022-P2 chromosome 6, RoL_Ddac_1.1, whole genome shotgun sequence genomic window, ACCATAACAGAGTaggtttttttgtgaaaaagcttaaaaaaagatgttttatgtttatgtaaagacaaaactttGCGTTGCCGTTGTGTTATTGGCGGAACACTTATTTTTAccactttttgctctttttttccattgtcgctgtttttttttttgttttgtttgattaaATTTCTAGAAtctgccgcgggccaataaaaaacaagctgcaggccgcaaacggcccccgggctgcggtttggacacccgtgagcAAACCAGTGCGTGTTCAGACGTAGGTTTGCTTCTTATTGGAAGGTTGACGAtctttttctgctgttgtgtcATGCAGCCTTTGCTCTCAATTCTCTTGAACTTGAGTATGAGTCTAAAGTTCCCTTGAGAATGTTGCACCATccctgcacacgcacacacacacgcacacgcacaaacGGCGCACAGTCAAAATATGCAAATGGCACCAAAAATAAGTAACTGTGAGGGGATGAAATCACGCAAAAGCATGAGTGGCGTGTCCACTTTCCATGTTGCTTAAACGCGCAGTCAACGCATCCACGCTTTCAGCCTTGAAGTCCAAAAGACAAAACGTGCTGCAGCTCTTCTGTCTTCATGCCAAGACCCTCCTCTTTCCACACATCGGGACACCACGCAGCATCAGTCCCCCTTTTGCGTTCCGCTTCGCCCTTTTTGTTTGTTCTGAATGAAGGTGTCACCGTGATGGGGGCCGCTTGCCTGCGGCTGTTTTCTCAAGATGAGCAGAGACGAGGCTGCCGGAACAACGCGCGACTGTTTCAAGGCTGCGTAAAACCAACCTGAATGTGAGACACGTCCAATGAAAGACAGTCAAGTCGTAAAACACTCTTTCAATACCTCATTTGCGCTGCTACCTGGAACTCACACGGGTCGTTTATGTGATTGTTGGTGCTCTCTGTCACctcttttgcaacattagcttcctgGATTTCTTCTTGGAACTTACTTACTGTTACTTTCACAAGCGTTGCTGTACATTTatccacttcctgtattccgatGTCGTCTTTACCAGCTGATACATGGCAAAATGATGCGATGGAAAACGATAAGGTACTGCAACGATGCAGTGATATCCTAGTCAaggtttttcttcagtcatagCGAGTAATAATGACATGATTAGTAGAATAGTACATAAATAAcgacgcgcacacgcacgctgACTTTGGCCACCAGATTCCGTGCAATGATGCTGTACAATGTCGCACAATAAGCGAGACGCGGTATGAAAACTGGggccaaaaaaaatgttgtatttgtattttctatgaaatgattcatcatttttaacgtattcttaagtaaaaaaaaattgcagaattGGCACATTTCCTGCGATGGAAACCACAAATGATGCAAAATCCCTCACAATCTGGGTCGTGTGCGTCGCGTGCCCACTTCCGTTTGCCAGCCTGTGTAACGTCTCGAGTGTGTGTGACGTGATTAGTAGCGATAAACCACAGAGAAAAGTCCTAAGGCGGGCGTGCAGtgtgtgcctcaccagccatgaacctcgcCACTGCCTGTAGTTGCGGGTGGCCTATGACTTGTGTGGATTATGCGGAGGGTTTCTATTGGATAAGTATTATAAATTGTGTCGTTACGAACAAAGGTGACGTCGTGCTACACGTTGTGTCTCGCCTCTTCCTGTCGAAGTGTGCCGTGCTTTTGGTGCAAACCAGCGGGCTCACATGAACCCAGCGTGCCGCGCTTTAGGTGTGAAGTGGCCAACGATTGGCCGAGTGTGGCTACGCCCCCAAAACAGCTCCAACCAGAGcggaaactcttttttttttttgctttgtggcTGAAAAGAGAACAAGCAAAACGGTGACAAGGATATTGTTGtgacattacaagaataaagtagtcaTTTTAGAGGTCTGCTGTACGTTTACGGTAAATCCCCGCTTTTCATGGGGGTTACGCCCTGGACCACCAGCAAAAGGTGTACattctgatttcagatcaacatttgcaataaaagcggcCGCTGTAACTATTAGATCAGATTCAGTTCCACAACATTCCCCTTCTCTCCTCAACTGCCGTTGTTCACCCGCAACACAATCCAAGTTTAAGCCCCAAATATGCCTCACGTGCGTTTTAAACACATTCTAAGCGTAAAATGCACAGCGACTCGCCGCTAATCAACCCCGATGTCAAACGATCAATGAACAAATGGGATCGGAGTCACGGCGTACAACCATggcgcgttcaaggaccgccgaacaaagtgcaaaatctcaacgctaaACAGAAATGaagtgaatgaaatgtgttttctgcggaataAACACAGCTCACCACGTTGTCTCTGCCCAGCGGCGTACAGCACCAAATAAAATCTCTCCACCACCTCAGCCCAGCTTGATGAAACAAGTCAGTGAAACATCGCTCAGCAGTCCAGCAGGACCAAACCCTGCTGGTGCTTGCAGAACACAAGAGGCATGAGTCACTCCTCCGTGTGGTTGAGAGGTGACGACCCCGCAAGCCTCTCCCATCTCCACCAGCAGGGACGAGTTGGCCCAGAGCCCAAAAGTGTGATAAGGAggtacaagcacacacacagacacacacaatacacacaaaaaaggctgTAAGAGAGGCCAAAATCAACACACAGAGGAGAGCATGCACGTACGGACACGCACGCATGCGAGCACACACAGGAACCGAGAGGGGATGTTGAGTGTGACATGGCCAACAATGGAGCGCGGATTCCTTCTTCGTCAGTAAGTACCAATGTGAACGTCCCTGAGACACGAGTTCCAAAACCAGAGCGAGTCTGTTTATACATGCAAGTGCTTGATATAACAGTAAGTGACTTCACATTTGCATGCGACTATTTAAACTAGCACGAACGAGACCAGCCAAGCAGGTATTTAGACAAGCATGCACAAATGAGAGGTGatacacattcatacacaccAGCACAACTCCCtcacacatgaacacaaaagcagaaacacacacattccatgAGAGTGCCCTCATAGAGggagaggggaaaaaacccgatccttaaaggaaaacaagCCAGTGGAGATCTTGCAGAGGAAAACTCCCTCTTCCCCTTCCTCCCTCCCCCCAGCCGGGCCCGCCCCAAGACCAGCACTATATCTAGAGCCTGCTGCCCGCTACCCAACTCCACTCCTGCTTCAAGCTCCTTAACTCCTCTCGTCTCCTGTCTTGAAGACTCTCAGCCATGCAGTCCTACAGCATCACCAGCGGGCCCACCATGATGAGCCGGCAGAGCTACAGTTACTCATCCAGAACCGCCCCGAGGGCTCAGAGCTTGTCCGGACTCAGCCTGGGGGGGCCCCGTATCTCTTCTGCCACCATGCGCACCGTTTCCTCCGGCTTCGGCGGCGGCTATGGAGCATCAGCAGGCACGTTCGACCTGTCTCACGCCTTGGACCAGAACACCATTCAGCTGAACGAAAAGGCCACCATGCAGAACCTGAACGACCGTCTGGCCTCCTACCTGGAGAAGGTGCGCTCTCTGGAGGCTGCCAACGCTAAGCTGGAGAAGCAGATCAGAGAGTACTACGAGCAGAAGGGCCCTGCGGCCGAGAGGGACTACAGCAACTACTGGGCTATCATCAACGACCTGAAGGACAAGGTATGTCCGCACTGCTGTTAATCATTACAAAGGTAGACCGATGTTGATGTGGAATGCTCAAATCTGAAATGCATTGAGGCTGCAGACACGGAAACTATTCATTTATAAAGTCACCAACTCCCAAATTGTTCTTTAATCCAGATTATGGCTGCCACCATCGGCAACGCTAACATCCTCCTCCAGATTGACAACTCCAAACTGGCTGCTGATGACTTCAGAACCAAGTAAGTCGGCCTTTGCATGTGCGTAAGAGCTCCTATAGCAAACACCGGCATTGTCTCATCCTGCTTTCTTCTCCAACAATCCGACAGATATGAACATGAGCTGATGATGCGCCAGTCCGTGGAGGCCGACATCGCCAACCTGCGCCGCCTGCTCGACCAGACCACTCTGACCAAAGCTGACCTGGAGATGCAGATCGAGGGCCTGCAAGATGAGCTGGCCTACCTCAAGAAGAATCACATCGAGGTACCAGAAGCTTCATGTGTCCTTCACGCCGTAGGACGTTTCAAAGgttcactttttttgtgtggcGGGGGATGTGTTGTTCAGGAGCTGGCAGCGCTGCGGTCACAGCTCTCCGGCACAGTCAACGTGGAGGTTGACGCCGCGCCCCAACAGGACCTCAACAAAGTCCTGGAGGAGATCCGCGCCCAGTATGAGGCCATCACCGACAAACACCGCCGCGACCAGGAGGCCTGGTTTAATGAGAAGGTAAACCAGATCACCAAAAAACCCACACCAACACCTTCCGTCAAGCCAATTCTACAAGGAGGTCTTATATCGTCTCTCTCTAGTCGGCCGCCTTGACGAAGGAGGTGACCATCAGCACAGAGACCATCCAGACGTCCAAGACAGAGATCGGGGACTTGAGACGCACGCTGCAGGGTCTGGAGATCGAGCTGCAGTCTCAGCTCAGCATGGTGAGAGACAAAACCCAGACCGCCTCACAATCTGGCCTTATAAGAGCAAAGCTCACAGACGCCGCTCTTGTCCGGAGAGAAAGGGTAGGGGAGGGGGGGCTTTTGCTGAAGAATGTCTTCGGGGAgtcgggagggggggggggttggctgGGAGATGAAAACATTTCACAGACGTCCGCTCAGATTGTGGTAGACATGAAAGCGCTAGAAGAAAAAGGAAGGAATGCAGAAGATGACGGTCTTGTAAGGCCAAAGGTCACCAGTGCACGACATGGTGACCCTGTGAGACACCATCCAGGGCGTGGCAGGCTCGACTTACTACCTGGAGCTTTTATTACCATCCAGTGTGTCAATGCCGCCCATGAAATGTGTCCTTCTCTTCATGCCCACATAGAAAGGGGCGCTGGAGAACACGCTGGCAGAGACGGAGGCTCGTTACAGCGCCATGCTCGCCGGCTTCCAGAACACGATCAACATGCTGGAGGTAGAGTTGGCCAACGTGCGTGCCAGCATTGAGCAGCAGGGACAGGACTACAGGATGCTGCTGGACATCAAGACCAGGCTGGAGCAGGAGATCGCCACTTACAGGAGCCTGCTGGATTCCGAAGAGTCCAGGTAGAACAAGTGCACGTATTTGCACAGAACATGTAAATCACCTGAGCTCTCCGTTCATTCTGGTCTCTCTCCTTTTCCTGTTTCAGGCCAGTTGGCTCAGGTGAGTGATGCCGCCTGTCAGTCACACACCATCACAttcctgctttttttcccacaatgccATTAACATCCTCTTCCTCTTGTGCTTCTTCACAGGGAGCACTAAGACCACAGTCACGTCCACCACTGTGCGCACTTCCAGCTAAACGGTGCAGCCCGCATGatggcacacacatgcacacacacacacgcacacacatgcacacacacagactaatAAAAGCTGTTACACCCGATAAGAAAAGCTACGCTAAAAAAGAATGGAGGGGAGATGAAAGTTGTTTGATAAGAAGAGGAGAACAGAAGGTGGATGTTGTGTTTTGCCTTAAAAACACACCGCCCTGGTCTAACatggcacttccacatcatgCAGAACAGCAAAACAACATGTACATTGGTCTGGAAAGTTGGAAATGTGggataacccccccccccccccccccccccccgaagaAAGGTCTgcaagtgtgtgtttgcatgtctgAAAAATAAACCTGCAAAGTGAACAGTTTGTGCTTTTCTGTGTGTCCTTTATGAGTCGTTCCGCGATGACACGGCTGTGTTTATGCGGTTGTCACGGTGACACGGTACAATCAGGGAGGTGGGATGCGGGGCGGCGGAAGCCTGTGTTACGTAAGGGTGGTGTTGTCAGGAAAGGCTGAACAATGCTGCAGTGTAAGCCATGTTGAGCTTGGAAAATAAACTGTACACCGTGTAAGTCATCGAATAAGGCAAATGACCCTTTGGTTTACTCAGAGACGTTCTTTTGCGAGATACGCCCAAACGGCTGACTAATCTTTGCCCTGGAGGCTGTCAAAACTCTTCCATGAAGTCCTGTTACCTAGCAACAAGAACACACGCACTTACATGGACACAGCCAATGCAAACACTGACAAAAGTTGTTCAAATCCAGTATCGCTCCTGCACTTTGGACCCGTGTCGTACATGAGCTGAGCAGTAAAATCCTACGAGGTGTGCACATTTCTCCAACAATGGTGTCATGTTTGCTTTGGACACACAGAGATTAAGCAGAGGGTGGAACTGCTGAAGCCGACCACCGCTGACAAGCTTCAGAGGCCCATATTTGGATCCATCTGGCTGTCTCCAGCAGGCCCACCTAACTATGCATGTGCTTAGGCGACAATAATGCCTAATTGTTAAGACAACTTGATTATTTCTTACGTCACCCTTATAACATGTAcctttattttgataataatAGAAGTACACTGCTCAGCGTATTATACtctataaagccttttttggcaAGCCACAACTTATTAAATACTAATCATAATAACTGAATACAGTTTGACCTTTTGGCAATGAAATGTTAGTGACATGTTTTGCAATGGGGCACTGCCAGTTTACATACATAGTATCTGCCCTACATAGTACATAGTatgtacgtatatacagtagtagagtATATGAATCAGGCTTGATGATAAGCCCCATTAGGTTGTACACGGGTAGCATTGATACTATTCAACCCCCACTGTGAAGGacgtatactgtattttcacaaTGCACACGTACAAGAGATCGCccgtttattttaattgttgaGCCAAAACAATGAAATCTACTGCAAGtttagcaactttttttttgttgttgcatgaAACCCACTGAAACGCCGATTCTGAGCACATGTGCATGTGAGGGCAAGGCCAAGTGAGAATTATGTCGTAAGGTAACGCTATTGTAAATCATATACTTGACCATACACCGTATCTACTCGCTAGCCTTTGAGCTCCTCGTTAGCagactttatgactttatagcGCAACAATCTAGCTGCTTACATTCCGCGGAAGGGGAAGGCCCGTAAGGGCGCCACGGCTGGGGGGTGAGCGGCCGGCTTGCAATCACAAGATAACTGCGTGGTTTTGGGAAACTTGTCTAGCTATCCTTGAGGAAGATACGGAACCCCGAGTTGCTCCTGCTGTTATTATATTCAGTGCAAATTTCCCACCAAGTGACTGCAAATGGtttttgctgaatttgcacatttcctgatcaaagaTGGGGGCAGACGCCGGCGGTGGGGCTGTCTCGCAAGCTTAGTGCGCAGGCCGTGCCGaccatctgagtgcactcactgagtggcACCATGGCGCCTGTTTGTCAGCGTGACACCCGTGTAATGTCttttatgtgtgcatgtgcttcatatacaaaaggtaagaccacaaatggtTTTCAGTTCACCAAATAATCACaccaacaaaacaacttttCTCTATCAGTggaggagtcagtgcctcaccagccatgaacctggCCGCATGtcactgatatactgtatttaaacacTGTCACACCCACTACTGTAACGGTCTTATTTTAggtgtaaaagtgtcatacaatttATTGCTTGAGACCAATTTTCTACAACTACCTTAAACAGCTGCAGTTGTTTTGCGCGACTGAATGCTTCAAACTGTTAAGGCAGGTACGAAAACACTAGCTAGctctggtctgtaaaaagaGGTGTTTAGAATGTGTGAAGGTTGAAGTGAATGAACCTCATTGGACAGTTACAGCGCGGGTTTAACGACAGaccaactaaaaaaaacacaattgatttgtactgttttgttttactGAACAAGACACCCAGAATGTGCACGAAGAAAGGATGTGCGGTTTACAACATGAACTATAAAACACGTATTTGAACGCCCCTCCTTGTTCGCTTCCCAGACGACCTCCGTGACATGTTtcgcaatcaagcaaaaacgcggcaaaaaaacccaaaaccccTTTGATACAAAGAAGAGTGGGGGTTTGCTCCGTAAGCAAACCCCCACTCTTCTTTGTATCAAAGCCTCATATTCCTCAAGCTGCTGTGACGCAGTCTCCACGATCACCGTAACAACCCGTGAATATCACCGGGAAGTGCTGAGTCTCCGGTTTGTGGCAAGTGATCGGTATCAATTTGACAGTTCAAGACTTCCTCAGACTGTTGCCAACATAAGAAAACTGTCCGAAAATACAGTTAAAGgctcagaaaaaaatataaagctCCTCTGGACTTGTGGTTTGTAGGAAAATGCTAGCTTAAAATGCTTAAAACTGCAGCAAGAAACGCTGTCGGTGGCACCTATTCTGGTGCTTGCCAGCCTCGTTATGTACGTAATCATAAAAAATAGGTTACCTGATATACAACTGCTACAAAAGTGGACTTCATAGCTCGGGAGATAAACACACATTGATTAGTAGCGGCTCCTTTGTTTGACTCCAGATAAAGAAATAGACAGGAAACAGTGGCAAGCTGTGCCCTGTCATGGCGGCCTGCACAGACTCAGAGATATTAATCATGTGATCTTGTCAAACAGCTCTGATCTTAATATGTTTCCGGAACATTCCCCACGTTTACGCCTTGCTCTGCTACTTATATTAAAG contains:
- the LOC129182307 gene encoding keratin, type I cytoskeletal 13-like is translated as MQSYSITSGPTMMSRQSYSYSSRTAPRAQSLSGLSLGGPRISSATMRTVSSGFGGGYGASAGTFDLSHALDQNTIQLNEKATMQNLNDRLASYLEKVRSLEAANAKLEKQIREYYEQKGPAAERDYSNYWAIINDLKDKIMAATIGNANILLQIDNSKLAADDFRTKYEHELMMRQSVEADIANLRRLLDQTTLTKADLEMQIEGLQDELAYLKKNHIEELAALRSQLSGTVNVEVDAAPQQDLNKVLEEIRAQYEAITDKHRRDQEAWFNEKSAALTKEVTISTETIQTSKTEIGDLRRTLQGLEIELQSQLSMKGALENTLAETEARYSAMLAGFQNTINMLEVELANVRASIEQQGQDYRMLLDIKTRLEQEIATYRSLLDSEESRPVGSGSTKTTVTSTTVRTSS